From the Planifilum fimeticola genome, the window GTCAAAGCTCAGCTGCAGCACACCGCGGAGAAAATCGATGACCATTTCCATCACGGTCTGCATTCCGGAAGGTCGGAGGGCTAGCCGACGGGCTGCGGGGATGGTGATCAGGAGCACGAGGAGAGACGCGACGAGGGTTCCAATCATGACCGTCACGTCGAAGGTCAACCCCAAAAACTGCACCTTTGGCGTGATTTCCATTGGAGCGCATTTCACCCCTTTCCCTGGGAGGATGAGGACTGTGTCAGAATCCACACCTCGACGATGACAACCTGCACGTAGGAAAGGCCCAAGCCGAGACCGACCGCCGCCAAGTTGAAGAAATCCGGGTATTTCGCGGCAATGATGACCGCGGCGGCGGCCATGATCAGACGGTTTCCGAGGCCCGTACCCACCCGACCGGAACCGGTTCGGATCGATTCCCTCACAAGGCGGATCCTGCGTGCCAGATGGAGAACATTGTACAGGCTGGCCAATCCCCCGAGAAGCAGCCCGGCAAAAACCGCCTTCATCGGTGTGGTCAACCATAAAAGAAAGAATAGGGCGAGGACAACAAACGTCAGGATCGTCACCCGACGTTGTCTGATGCGCAAGGCCTCCATACGAAGCCACCCTTTGACAGACTGGGATCGGCCGGCCGGGATACCGCTTCTCAGCTCGATCCGCACTCCGGCTTGGGAAACCGGCGGTCGCCTACTGACCTCGCGTTCAACCCTTCAAAAAGGTGCGCAGGGTAAACGCGGCGCTGATCAGCCCCATCATCAGTCCGGCCAGAATCCCTGCCGCCAGGAAGAGAGGATCCGTCCCCCACTTGGCGTCCAAGCCGCGGCCGATCCACACTCCCGCCACGATGAATGTGACCACTTCCAGGCCGAGCGTCCC encodes:
- a CDS encoding ATP synthase subunit I, encoding MEALRIRQRRVTILTFVVLALFFLLWLTTPMKAVFAGLLLGGLASLYNVLHLARRIRLVRESIRTGSGRVGTGLGNRLIMAAAAVIIAAKYPDFFNLAAVGLGLGLSYVQVVIVEVWILTQSSSSQGKG
- a CDS encoding AtpZ/AtpI family protein, with the translated sequence MKKNTDSPWRMIGLVGTLGLEVVTFIVAGVWIGRGLDAKWGTDPLFLAAGILAGLMMGLISAAFTLRTFLKG